The Stigmatella ashevillena genomic sequence GGAAGAAGCAAAGAGGACATAAGGCCTTCGGATGGGGTTGAGCGCGGGATCTTTGCGTCTCGTCGCTACAAGCAAGGATCCAGTTTGTTCGGATTCCTTCAATACCATGGGAAAGCTCTTTGATCCCGAAGGAGGACACATGCGGCCCCTGGTAGCGCTGCTCGTGGCAGGACTGGTGCTCATTTCCTGTGAAGCCTTGGCTGACACAGCGACCCCGACCCTCACCCTCTACCTGCCCAACCAGGGTCCGAGCAGTCCGACAGTCACCGGAACGGTGACGATCCGAGTCACAGGCACCAACCTCACCCAGATGACCCAGTACGAGGTCTTCCTGGATGGTCACCGGCTCACGGACGGTTATCTCTCCTACCCCTACGACTCCCGTGAGTCCTCCTGGAACACGAGGACCGTGGCGAATGGCTCCCACACGCTGCTCGGACAGCTCAAGGACTCCTCCGGCAACGTCATCTCCTCCACGGTGATGAACGTGACGATCGATCAGGATCTCATAGCGCCCACGGTCTCCGTGCTTACTCCCGCGGACGGCGTGACAGTCCATGAGACCGTGAACGTGCAGGGCACCGCATCGGACGACCGGGGCGTCTCCATGGTGCGGGCCCTCGTGGATGGGGTGGTGCTCAACGTTGACTTCAGTGCGCCGTACTCGTTCGACTCGCTGTACGTCAAATCCCTCTCCAATGGCCCGCATACGCTGACCCTGGAGGCGTGGGACTTCTCGCAGAATGTAACTGTCTCGGCGCCGATCACTCTCTTCCTGGACAATGACAACACCGTGCCGAACGTGGTGCTCACCGCGCCCGCCAGCGGCACGGTCGTGCCAGGAGGGCCGGTTTCTCTCACGGCAGACGCCTCGGATGACCGGGGGATAAAACGGGTCGCCTTCTTCTTGAACAGCGCGCTGATCGCGGAAGACACGACGGCACCCTACGGCGTGGAGTGGATCAGCGACTTCGTGCTCAGCGGGGATTACACCCTGACCGCCAAGGCCTACGATCTGGCGGGCAACGTGACCGAGAGCGCTCCGGTCGCGATCACCGTGTTCAAGCCCGGCACCGCCGTGTTCGACCCCGTGCTCCGTGCTCCCGTTTGCGACACGGTGGGCAGCTTCTGCGACACCGCGAAGCTGGTGGAGGGCCGGAACACCTCGGAGGTGCACGCGCCGAACACGATCGACGGCTGCCTCGATGCATCGGGCCTCGACCAGGTCTATTCCGAGAGGATCCAGCGCATCACCGTGACGCGCGTCGGAGGCGAGTTCCTGGCCGGGAACCGTCGCGCCCGGATCGATGTCCTCGTCTACGGCGACACGGTCGCTACGGACGCGCTCGATCTGTATTCCGCGAGTGACGCCACACGCCCCTCGTGGACCTACCTGACCACGGTTCCGGCGGCCATCTATGGGGCGCATTGGCTCTCGGCGGAGGTCGTCCTGCCCGCGGGCAACCTGCAAGCGGTGCGTGCCCAGTTCCGGGTGGGGAGCGCCAACAGTTCGGCGTCGCCGTGTAGCGTCGGCGCGCGTGACGACCACGATGATCTGGTCTTCGCGGTGGGCCCACCGACGGATGCCTTCCCGCCGACGGTCAAGCTCCTCACGCCCCACGACAACGCGCCCTATAGCCACGCGCTGGTGGGAGGCCAGGTTCGGGTGTCGGCGTCGGCCGAGGACGACCTGGCGGTGGAGCGAGTCGAGTTCTTTGCGGACGGGACGCTGATTGGCACCGATACCAGTGAGCCTTACGAGGTGCTCTGGAACAGCTCCGCCGTGGCGGATGGCTCCCACTCGCTCACCGCGAAGGCCTTTGATCCCGCGGGCCGCTCTACCACCTCCCATGCGGTCGTGGTCACCACCGACAACACCGGGCCGAGCGCGACGCTCCTCTCACCCACCCACGGAGCACTCCTTCGGGGCAATGTCGTGCTCGACGCCACGGCCAGCGATCCCAACGACGTCACGAGGGTCGATTACTACTCTGGCCAGTCGCTGCTCGGCGCGTACCCTGTCTCGCCTCAGACGTCCCATGCGGCGACCTGGTACACCTGGTCCGTACCGGACGGGGTCCATCGGCTCACGGCGAGAGCCAGGGACAGCCTCGGCAACGTGGGCATCTCCGCCGAGGTGGTGGTGACGATCGACAACACGCCGCCCTCGGCGGAGTTCACCGCCCCGCAGGCGTACGCCACGCTTCGGGGAATCCTTCCGGTCAGCGCCACGGCCCAGGATGCCAACGGCGTGGCCAAGGTCGAGTTCTACGCGGGCGATCAGCTGATGGGGACAGCCACCACGGCCCCCTACACGGTGAGCTGGGATTCGAGGGCCGGGCCCAATGGCCACATCTCGCTTACGACGCGGGCCTATGACACTGCGGGCAACGTCCAGGTGTCCTCCAGCCATCCTGTCTCGGTGGACAACAGCGCGCCGACCGTGGCCCTCACCTCTCCGTCCAATGGGGCATCGCTGTTCCTGAGCACCACCCTCCAGGCGAGCGCGGCGGACAACGTCGGAGTCACCCAGGTGGTGTTCTATGACGGGGCCACGGTGATCGGCACGGACACCTCGGCGCCCTACAGCGTGAGCTGGAGCCTGCTGTTCGTGCCAAAGGGGACGCACACTCTGACGGCCAAGGCCTTTGACGCCGTTGGCAACGTCACGTCATCGGCCCCCGTCACGGTGAAGGTGAACTGATCACTTCGCTGGGCTACGGCCTGACGCTCACCCAGATCGCTGGAATTCCAGTATAAATCGGATATGAAACTTAAACGCGTATTGCTCCTGCTTCCCCTCTCGCTCCTCGCAGCCGCCGAGGCCTCTGCCCAGCAGGCCTCGAAACTCTCCATTCCGGGCGCTGCGGTCACCGCCAGCACCTATGACGTGACGAACAACGCCGTCCCCGCCCATGCGGTCGATGAAGATTTGTCCACGCGCTGGGCAGGCAAGGACGATGGGGCGCACAT encodes the following:
- a CDS encoding Ig-like domain-containing protein, whose protein sequence is MRPLVALLVAGLVLISCEALADTATPTLTLYLPNQGPSSPTVTGTVTIRVTGTNLTQMTQYEVFLDGHRLTDGYLSYPYDSRESSWNTRTVANGSHTLLGQLKDSSGNVISSTVMNVTIDQDLIAPTVSVLTPADGVTVHETVNVQGTASDDRGVSMVRALVDGVVLNVDFSAPYSFDSLYVKSLSNGPHTLTLEAWDFSQNVTVSAPITLFLDNDNTVPNVVLTAPASGTVVPGGPVSLTADASDDRGIKRVAFFLNSALIAEDTTAPYGVEWISDFVLSGDYTLTAKAYDLAGNVTESAPVAITVFKPGTAVFDPVLRAPVCDTVGSFCDTAKLVEGRNTSEVHAPNTIDGCLDASGLDQVYSERIQRITVTRVGGEFLAGNRRARIDVLVYGDTVATDALDLYSASDATRPSWTYLTTVPAAIYGAHWLSAEVVLPAGNLQAVRAQFRVGSANSSASPCSVGARDDHDDLVFAVGPPTDAFPPTVKLLTPHDNAPYSHALVGGQVRVSASAEDDLAVERVEFFADGTLIGTDTSEPYEVLWNSSAVADGSHSLTAKAFDPAGRSTTSHAVVVTTDNTGPSATLLSPTHGALLRGNVVLDATASDPNDVTRVDYYSGQSLLGAYPVSPQTSHAATWYTWSVPDGVHRLTARARDSLGNVGISAEVVVTIDNTPPSAEFTAPQAYATLRGILPVSATAQDANGVAKVEFYAGDQLMGTATTAPYTVSWDSRAGPNGHISLTTRAYDTAGNVQVSSSHPVSVDNSAPTVALTSPSNGASLFLSTTLQASAADNVGVTQVVFYDGATVIGTDTSAPYSVSWSLLFVPKGTHTLTAKAFDAVGNVTSSAPVTVKVN